The stretch of DNA GATGAAATTATTGCTTACTTTGACAACCGAACTACGAGTGGTGTTGTTGAGGGTATTAACAATAAGCTCAAGTTGATTAAACGCTCTGCTTATGGGTTTAGGAATTTTGAAAATTACCGAATTAGATGTTTACTTACTTGGCATTTTAATTATTGAATTAGCATACTAAGTACTGAAGAGCCATAATGATTGAGGCTGTGATACAGATGCTTGAGTATAGTCTATCTTCTGTGAAGAAAGGTTATTAATTAAACTTTCAAGCTTTAGTGTGTATTCAACAAGAGGAGGCTCAGGCTGTACCTTGCACTCCTCAAATCTCGACACGAGAGAATCGAACCTACCCGGAATATGTTGTGGCCACCCCTCCTCTACCCAAGCTCTACAATATGGAAGGTTCCCCTCAGTAGCCTTCAAAGCGAAGGGTAAGTCTTTATACGCAACCCAACTATCATTTACACGCCATCCCACAGCATTAGCAAAACGAACCCAAATTTCGTAACCTGCGCCCTTAGTACCGCCAAGCTCCTGCCAAATGCGTTGCTGTACACTAAAGCCAAAGCGCCCATTACTGGATGTGACCCAGAGTTGGTCGATAGTGTGTAAAGTTTGATAGGGAAATTTTCTAATATCATTTGTTCCAAGCCAGCCTTCTTGTTTTCGACCAGCTACCTCAAGCATTATTGCCTTTGTTTCCCGATCGGCTTCTTTCCAACTTCGGGATGCCAGCAGATTCTGTAGCAAAGTGTAGTCTACTCTATGCTCAGAAGTGAGAGCATCAGTTGCGCTTTCTAATTCAACAGCAGACTCAATCTGATTTGATTCAGGTAAAGGTGCAGACTTAGATGACCTCCTACGAATATCCGGCTCGACTGAACTAGATGACGAAAATGCGTTTGAGGTTTCCATCCGCGACTGTGCAATTCTTTCTAATGCCTTTACAGCCTCAAGATCCCGACCAGCAGCGGCAATATTCACCCGAAGCCACAGCTGCTTTGCCAGCTCAATATCCTTGCCAACTTCAGCCTGGTACGCATCATTTTTGAGCATGGCAATATCGGCTAAAGTTGCGTATCGCGGTAAAACAATCAGGCGAGACTTGGTTATAGGTTCAGCAATACTATAAGGCGTTTGCTGAGGTTTGCCGTGTTGACGATTGATTTCAGGTAGTCGATAGCTCAAATACTGGTTCAATCGCTCAACAGTAGCACATTTACCTTGAACACCTAATCCTTCTAGTAGCGCACGGGTGAAGGCACCTTGTTGTAGAGCCTCAATTTCATAGGAATATTCATTCGGACTACAGGAAAAAATGCTGAGGACTCCGGTTTGACGGGCAAGTTCAGCCGTTTGATTGCCGATACCTTCTCCAGAACGAGTACCTTGATTGCGGCAAGCATCAAAAATTAAAACAACGTTATCCGCACCACAAAGACGCAGATTGTCAGTAATGTAGGTAATCGAAATCGCCGTATTTTCTATATCATTTGCATCGCCATCTAAAGGCATCAGATAATCGCGTCCCTCGTGGCGCATCCCGTGTCCGCTGAAGAAAAACCAAAAGTTATCCCCAGCAGACATTTTTGCTTCTTTACCCAACTGTCGCAGCACTCGTAGCAGGTTGCTGCGAGAAGGTCGTTTATCGGGTGAATCATCAGAAAAGAACAAGACTTGATTAAATCCTGCCTCGTTGCAGAGAAATTCCTGCATTAGCTGTGCATCCCGCTGGGCATAATTTAGCGGTTGCAGGAAATCGTATTTGTTGATGCCAATTGAGACCGCCCAATTCTTTACCATTTCCCTCTACTGTCGCCGTTTGAACTTGAGGGTTATTGCACTTTTGCCACCAACTTTAGTCCCGCTTCCTAATAAACTTACTTGTCCCTCGCCGTTCACTTCTACCGATAGCTCAACTTCATCTAGCTGGGTAAACTGCATATTAGCTTGTTGTTCAGCATGGCTAAATAGTTGATCTACTGTTTTCATAAACTTAGCCAGTCCATGCTCTAGTTTCTGCACGCTGACATCGTGAAGTCTAAACTTATCCGTCTTTTGCTCAACTTTTTGCAATTTAAACTCATCTGGTTGAACTTCGTCAGCCCAAAAGTTCGCTCCTACATCCATCCCAATTTTCGCGCCTTCAGGAGCAGTTGGCTGAGGGGAATCACTCAGAGTCTCGTAAGTTACAACCCGAATTGTTTCATCTGACATAAAAGCTTGTTGATTTCAACACTTTATTCATAATGGCAGATGCTAAGGCGAACTATATACCGGCTTTACTTAAGTGGGACAGACAAGATTGGCTGGACGCGATCGCACAACAATTCTTCGCTATATTGCAAGAAATGCGATCGCCCTAACTTAGCCAAACTTGCCCCCTTCTGTGGCACCCTGAGAAACAGAGAGGAACGCAAAAAGTAAAGAAAAGGTTATGCAAACTCTGCCAATTCCCAACACTGCATCTAACGAACCCGCTTTTGACACTGCCATTAAGCGCCGCAAAACCCGTCCGGTAAAAGTGGGAAATGTCACCATCGGCGGCGGTTATCCGGTGGTGGTGCAGTCGATGATTAATGAAGATACCCTGGATATCGACGGATCGGTTGCCGGAATTCGTCGATTGCACGAGATTGGCTGCGAAATTGTGCGCGTCACTGTGCCTAGTATCGGTCACGCTAAAGCTTTGGCGGAAATTAAACAGAAATTAATCCAAACTTACCAAATTGTGCCTTTGGTTGCCGATGTGCATCACAACGGGATGAAAATCGCCTTGGAAGTAGCCAAGCACGTTGATAAGGTGCGGATTAATCCTGGGTTGTATGTGTTTGAGAAGCCAAAAGCAGATAGAACTGAATATACCAAAGCTGAATTTGACGAGATTGGCGAAAAAATCCGCGAAACTTTAGAACCATTGGTGGTTTCTTTGCGAGATCAGGGCAAGGCGATGCGAATCGGGGTAAATCACGGTTCTCTTGCTGAAAGAATGCTGTTTTCCTACGGCGACACTCCTGAAGGGATGGTGGAATCTGCTATAGAATTCATCAGAATTTGCGAATCCCTGGATTTCCACAACCTGGTAATTTCTCTCAAAGCGTCGCGGGTTCCGGTGATGTTAGCAGCATATCGCTTGATGGCGAAGCGGATGGATGAACTGGGAATGGATTACCCTCTGCATTTGGGTGTCACGGAAGCTGGTGATGGCGAATATGGACGCATCAAGTCTACGGCAGGAATTGCTACCCTGTTAGCTGATGGAATTGGGGATACTATCCGGGTGTCTCTCACCGAAGCGCCAGAAAAAGAGATTCCCGTCTGCTACAGCATTCTGCAAGCTTTGGGTTTGCGGAAAACGATGGTTGAGTATGTCGCTTGTCCTTCTTGTGGTCGCACATTGTTTAACCTAGAAGAAGTGCTGCACGAAGTTCGGGAAGCAACTAAACACCTCACCGGGTTAGACATAGCAGTGATGGGTTGCATTGTCAATGGGCCTGGAGAGATGGCGGATGCTGACTATGGCTATGTTGGTAAACAACCTGGTTATATCTCGCTATATCGTGGCAGAGAAGAGATAAAAAAAGTACCAGAGTCGCAAGGAGTTGAAGAATTGATTAATTTAATTAAGGCAGACGGACGCTGGATTGACCCTTAAGTTAAGAAAAGTTAGGAGTTAAGAGTGAGGAATCAGGAATTGTTAACTCATAACTCCGAATTCTCTAATTCCGGACTGTAACCTAGTGCAGATGGATAGAGAAGTGCGCTCTAATGCTGGGTAGAAATTGCCTGTGTTAGAGTTAGCGTAATTCCTTGGCAGTAATTCCCCCCAGCTCAGACAGGAAAATGGTAATTACAAAACGTGGGCTTGTTCTAAGTGCGACAGCAGCAACAGTGGCTGCGATCGCTATTACCGGAGTAGGTATTCATCTCCCCAAAAGTCTAGCAGTCTTGCGCGAAAGCCCCAAGGAGCTAGTAGACGAAGTTTGGCAAGTTATCGACCGCTCTTATGTGGATGGCACCTTTAACAAGGTAGATTGGCGCGCAGTTCGCAAAGAGTATCTCAATAAGTCTTACAGCAACAAGGAGGAAGCTTATAAAGCTATCCGGGAAATGCTGAAGAAACTGAATGACCCCTATACTCGGTTCATGGACCCAGGAGAGTTCAAGTCAATGCAAATTGACACTTCTGGGGAATTAACAGGGGTTGGTCTGCAACTTGCCCAAGATGAAAAAACCAAGAAGTTAACGGTAATTGCGCCAATTGAAGATACGCCAGCTTCTAAGGCTGGTGTATTGGCTAAGGACATCATCACCAAAATCGATGGCAAAACTACCGATGGGATGGATGTCAATGACGCGGTGAAGCTGATTCGGGGACAGCCGGGAACCTCAGTGACGCTAACGGTTCAGCGGGGGGACAAGGAATTAATGTTTCCTCTGAAACGGGCGCGAATTGAAATCCATCCGGTGCGCTTTAGCAAGAAGACAAGTCCTACTGGCGACATTGGCTATATTCGCTTGACTCAGTTCAGCGCTAATGCTTCTAAGGAAATGGCAGACGCGATTAAAGCGTTAGAGGCGCAGAATGTGAATGGCTACATTCTGGATCTGCGCTCTAATCCGGGCGGTTTACTGTACTCTAGTATTGAAATTGCCCAGATGTGGCTTAAAGAAGGCACAATTGTCTCAACATCCGATCGCCAGGGAGAAAGGGATCGAGAGACGGCTAATAATCGCGCCTTGACTGATAAACCGCTGGTGGTGCTAGTGGATGGCGGATCGGCTAGCGCTAGTGAAATCCTCTCTGGAGCTTTGCAGGATAACAAGCGGGCTGTTTTGGTGGGTACAAAGACCTTTGGTAAAGGTTTGGTGCAATCGGTGCGGGGCCTGGGCGATGGTTCGGGTTTGGCGGTGACGATCGCTAAATACTATACTCCCAAGGGTCGCGATATCAACCAAGCGGGAATTGTCCCGGATCAGGTGCTGGAACTCTCGGATGAACAGCGCAAGTCGTTGCAGACTGACCGAGATAAAATCGGCTCTCAGGACGATCCTCAATACTCGAAAGCGCTGGATGTGCTGAATCAGGAGATTGCTGCGAAAAAAGGAAATAGGGCAGAAAAGAAATTTTAGATTCTCCTCCCGGCAAAGGAGTTTCTGGACTTCTGATGATTTTGGGTTGAATCTACGGTTCTCATTTGTGTGTAATACTTCTGACCTCTCCCCAACCCCTCCCCTACAAGGGGAGGGGCTAATTCTCCTTTTCTACAAGAGAACTACAAGGGAAGGGGGTTGAATCGTTAGGTCTGTATTTGACTCAACTGCGAACCGCTATAAAATCTAAAATCTTAAATTATGCGGGTTGGCACTTTCCAGCGCGGATTAAGCCGATGCGACGAGCGATCGCTTCCTCTTGAGAATTAAATGGCCCCCAGCGTTCCACAAATGCTGATTCTTCCTCCCTTTCGACGCGATCGCTGGGGATAATTTCGCATTTTTGATCTTGTCGCTTGACAATATACCAAGTTTGTGAATCAGTCATTTTAAGTAAAAGTTAATTCCACACAGAGAGACTGCTAGGGTTTTGGAGCGGCTGCATTGGTTGAAGTTCCTATGTCTGGCTGTAACAGGATTGGTAAACCGCCTTGCCCTTGACCGCCCATCACCACAATTTTAGAATTGGGGGATTGAGCTAGTTTTTCAGTGGCTTCAATTGCCCTCAATTGCAGCATTCGGTCGCTCAGTCCTTGAGAAATTATTTTTTGAGAATCAGAAATACCTCTGGCTTCAATGCGTTTTCGCTCAGCCTCTTGACGCTCTTTTTCTAAAGTAAACTTCATCTGCTGGCTTTGCTGCTCGACTTGGAGTTTTTGCTCAATTGCGGCTTGGAGCGTATCAGGGAGTTTAACTTCCCTCAACAGAGCTTCTTCAACTATAAAACCAAGAGGTAATAACTGCTCGCTTAGCCGTTGGCGAAGCTGATTAGCAACTTCTTGGCGTTTGGTCGAGTAAATTGCTACAGCCGGGTAACTAGCAGTAATTTCGCGGACAAGGGAGCGAAATCGGGAAGTAATAATATCTCCCTCTTCAGTACCAATATTTTTATAAACTTCCGCTGCTTTCTGCGGATCTAGTTTGTATTGAAGAGTGACATCGATATTGAAAGCTAAACCTTCTTGGGATGTAGCCTCTATAGTTTCCTTCATATCCCTTAGTCGAGTGGAAAATATCTCGACTTCGGTAAAGGGATTGACTAAGTGGACACCAGGATTAAGGGTGCGTTCGGAAACCCTTCCCAAGGACTCTACAACGCCGATATTTCCAGCGGGGATAATCAATAAACTGCGGAAGACGGTAGAAAGCGCTGCAATTGCTCCAACGAGCGTTGCGATCGCTTGTACCGCCAAGCGGCCTCTTTCATTCTTAACTTTACCAGCATTCAAGAAAACGAGGATAGAAATTAACGTTATCAGGAGTGAAGCTATAAAAGACATAAATTTCCCTCCATCAGCTTTGAAAAATTACAACTTAATTTGATCATAGATCCTGCTGGTTAAAGTTAGGTAATTAAACAGCAAAAAGCTAATTCGGGCTGTT from Funiculus sociatus GB2-C1 encodes:
- a CDS encoding transposase, which produces DEIIAYFDNRTTSGVVEGINNKLKLIKRSAYGFRNFENYRIRCLLTWHFNY
- a CDS encoding GUN4 domain-containing protein; this translates as MVKNWAVSIGINKYDFLQPLNYAQRDAQLMQEFLCNEAGFNQVLFFSDDSPDKRPSRSNLLRVLRQLGKEAKMSAGDNFWFFFSGHGMRHEGRDYLMPLDGDANDIENTAISITYITDNLRLCGADNVVLIFDACRNQGTRSGEGIGNQTAELARQTGVLSIFSCSPNEYSYEIEALQQGAFTRALLEGLGVQGKCATVERLNQYLSYRLPEINRQHGKPQQTPYSIAEPITKSRLIVLPRYATLADIAMLKNDAYQAEVGKDIELAKQLWLRVNIAAAGRDLEAVKALERIAQSRMETSNAFSSSSSVEPDIRRRSSKSAPLPESNQIESAVELESATDALTSEHRVDYTLLQNLLASRSWKEADRETKAIMLEVAGRKQEGWLGTNDIRKFPYQTLHTIDQLWVTSSNGRFGFSVQQRIWQELGGTKGAGYEIWVRFANAVGWRVNDSWVAYKDLPFALKATEGNLPYCRAWVEEGWPQHIPGRFDSLVSRFEECKVQPEPPLVEYTLKLESLINNLSSQKIDYTQASVSQPQSLWLFST
- a CDS encoding Pepco domain-containing protein, with the protein product MSDETIRVVTYETLSDSPQPTAPEGAKIGMDVGANFWADEVQPDEFKLQKVEQKTDKFRLHDVSVQKLEHGLAKFMKTVDQLFSHAEQQANMQFTQLDEVELSVEVNGEGQVSLLGSGTKVGGKSAITLKFKRRQ
- the ispG gene encoding (E)-4-hydroxy-3-methylbut-2-enyl-diphosphate synthase → MQTLPIPNTASNEPAFDTAIKRRKTRPVKVGNVTIGGGYPVVVQSMINEDTLDIDGSVAGIRRLHEIGCEIVRVTVPSIGHAKALAEIKQKLIQTYQIVPLVADVHHNGMKIALEVAKHVDKVRINPGLYVFEKPKADRTEYTKAEFDEIGEKIRETLEPLVVSLRDQGKAMRIGVNHGSLAERMLFSYGDTPEGMVESAIEFIRICESLDFHNLVISLKASRVPVMLAAYRLMAKRMDELGMDYPLHLGVTEAGDGEYGRIKSTAGIATLLADGIGDTIRVSLTEAPEKEIPVCYSILQALGLRKTMVEYVACPSCGRTLFNLEEVLHEVREATKHLTGLDIAVMGCIVNGPGEMADADYGYVGKQPGYISLYRGREEIKKVPESQGVEELINLIKADGRWIDP
- the ctpC gene encoding carboxyl-terminal processing protease CtpC; the protein is MVITKRGLVLSATAATVAAIAITGVGIHLPKSLAVLRESPKELVDEVWQVIDRSYVDGTFNKVDWRAVRKEYLNKSYSNKEEAYKAIREMLKKLNDPYTRFMDPGEFKSMQIDTSGELTGVGLQLAQDEKTKKLTVIAPIEDTPASKAGVLAKDIITKIDGKTTDGMDVNDAVKLIRGQPGTSVTLTVQRGDKELMFPLKRARIEIHPVRFSKKTSPTGDIGYIRLTQFSANASKEMADAIKALEAQNVNGYILDLRSNPGGLLYSSIEIAQMWLKEGTIVSTSDRQGERDRETANNRALTDKPLVVLVDGGSASASEILSGALQDNKRAVLVGTKTFGKGLVQSVRGLGDGSGLAVTIAKYYTPKGRDINQAGIVPDQVLELSDEQRKSLQTDRDKIGSQDDPQYSKALDVLNQEIAAKKGNRAEKKF
- a CDS encoding DDE transposase family protein → MTDSQTWYIVKRQDQKCEIIPSDRVEREEESAFVERWGPFNSQEEAIARRIGLIRAGKCQPA
- a CDS encoding prohibitin family protein — translated: MSFIASLLITLISILVFLNAGKVKNERGRLAVQAIATLVGAIAALSTVFRSLLIIPAGNIGVVESLGRVSERTLNPGVHLVNPFTEVEIFSTRLRDMKETIEATSQEGLAFNIDVTLQYKLDPQKAAEVYKNIGTEEGDIITSRFRSLVREITASYPAVAIYSTKRQEVANQLRQRLSEQLLPLGFIVEEALLREVKLPDTLQAAIEQKLQVEQQSQQMKFTLEKERQEAERKRIEARGISDSQKIISQGLSDRMLQLRAIEATEKLAQSPNSKIVVMGGQGQGGLPILLQPDIGTSTNAAAPKP